The stretch of DNA CCTCTACGAGTGGAGCATCCCGGCGGTCGTCGAGCACGACGCGATCCTCCAACACAAGGCCAGCTTCCTCAATCCGACCTTCTTCACAATCCGGTTTGCGATCTACTTCATCGTCTGGGGTGGATTGTCGTGGTGGTATCTCGGTCGCTCGGTTCGCCAGGATAGCGTCGGCGGCGTCGCCATCAGTAGTGGACTCGAGCGGATGGCGCCTCTGGCGATGATCGCCTACGCGTTGACCGTGACGCTGGCAGCGTTCGACTGGATGATGTCTCTCAGCGCCCACTGGTTCAGTACGATCTACGGTGTCTACTACTTCGCCGGAAGCGCTCTGGCGGCGTTTTCGCTCTGTGCGATTCTGACTCACCGGCTGAAACAGAGCGGCAAGCTCGGACCCGCCGTCAACCCGGTGCACTTCCACGACCTGGGCAAGCTGATGTTCGCGTTCGTCGTCTTCTGGTCGTACATCGCGTTCTCGCAGTACATGCTGATCTGGTACGCCAACATGCCGGAGGAGACGGTCTTCTTCGAGTTGCGGCAGAACACGACCTGGGTCTTCCTCAGCGTTATGCTTCTCGTCGGCCACTTCGCGTTGCCGTTCTTGGGCCTGATCTCGCGTATCCCTAAACTGCGTCCTGCGCTGCTTAGTCTTCTCGGGGTCTGGGTCCTGGTGATCCACTGGTTCGATCTGTTCTACCTGGTGATCCCGGCCAGCCGACCGGACGGTCCGGCGTTCAATCTGATGGACGTGACCTGCTTCGTCGGTCTCGGCGGGATCTTCCTGGCATTGTTCATCTGGCGACTGGCGGGTGTCTCCCTGGTTGCGGTCAAGGATCCTCGCTTGCACGAGTCCATGGAGTTGGGTCATGCATGATTCTTCTCATCACGACGAGCCGCTCACCATGGTCGAGCCGGGGAAGAACGACCCCACGGCGTCGATCACCTGGATCGTGACGGCAATTTCGGTGGGTCTGCTGATCACCATCGTCTTGCTGTCGGATGCCTTCTTCCATTCCACGGTCGTCGGCGAGTCCAATCGCAAGAAGTTTGACTACGTCAATCCAGAGCTTCGCAAGATTCAGACCGAGCAGAAGCAGCTGTTGATGGAGACCCGCGTGCTGGACGAAGCGACCGGCCGGGTATCGATGCCCATCGACGCGGCGATCGAGAAACTCGTGGCGGAACAGAAATGAGATTCCTCCTCGCCATCGCGATCCTGTGTAGCGTCCTGTCGCCGGTCATGGCCCAGGTCGCAGGGGAGATCCCTCCCCATCTGCGCAGCGTCGATGTCGACGAGAAGCTGGATCAGCTTGTTCCCCTGAACGCGCAGTTCGTCGATGAGCGCGGACGGCCGGTTCAACTGGGGGACTACTTCGAGGACGAGCGGCCGGTGGTACTGGTCATGGCCTACTACCGCTGTCCCATGCTCTGCTCTCTGGTCCTTGATGGACTTGTCGACGTGCTGGGTGATCTGGAGGGGCAGCCCGGGAAGGACTATCAGATCCTCACCGTCAGTATCGACCCCACCGAGTCGCCCACCCTGGCCCAATCCAAGCGGCAGACGTATCTCCGCGCGCTGGGGCGTCCGGGGGCCGACGAGGGTTGGCACTTCCTGACCGGCCGCAAGGAGCAGATCGACGCGGTGGCCGATGCCATCGGCTTTCGCTATCGCTACGTCGAGGATCGCGGGGAATACGCCCATCCGGCGTTGCTGACGGTGCTGACCCCCGAGGGCAAGATCTCGCGTTACCTCTACGGGGTCAAATGGGAACCGGACACCGTGCGGTTGTCGCTGGTGGAGGCGTCTAACGGGGCCATCGGCACGACGGTCGAGCGAATCCTGCTCTCCTGCTACGGTTACGATGCCACCGAGGGTCGCTACGGCCCGGTTGCCATGAAGATCATGCGTACCGGCGGCGTGCTGACCGTGATCGTTTTTGGACTCGTGCTTATTTCCTTCTGGCTCCGTGAGCGAAGCGGCGCCAAGAGAACGCCCCCCGTGCCGATCACGCTGGGCGAGAGGAACGTCTGATGGTTGCCTCAAGCTTCTGGCTGCCGGAACAGATGTCGACCATCGCGGAACGGGTCGACGCCGACTGGGACCTGGTCTTCTGGATCAGTACCTTCTTCTTCTTCCTGGTCGTCGGCCTGATGTTCTATTTCGTCTTCCGCTACCGGTCGAAGCCGGGCGGGAAGGCGTCCTCCAACGTCACCCATCACACCGCACTCGAGGTGTTCTGGACCGTGATCCCGTGCCTCCTGGTCGTGGTCCTGTTCTGGCAGAGCTACAAGACCTACCTACATATGACCGTGCCGCCGGATGGCGCGTACGAGATCCAGGTCACCGGTCAGAAATGGAACTGGTTGTTTACCTATCCCAACGGTTGGGTCGATGGCGATCTGCATGTCTGGGTCGGCGAGCCGGTCACCTTGATCCTGTCGTCCGAGGATGTGATCCACGCACTTTACGTCCCGGAGTCCCGGCTCAAGCTGGATGTGGTGCCGGGTCGCTATCGAAAGATGTGGTTCGAGCCGACCAAAGCGGGTGAATTCGACATCTATTGTGCCGAGTACTGCGGTACCGAGCACTCGTCGATGATGTCCAAGCTAGTGGTCCACGAGTCGCGAGACGCCTTCGACGTGTGGATGGCCGACGCCTCAAACCTTCACGATAAATTCCCACCGGCAGAAGTCGGTGCGTTGCTCTACAACAAGTTCGGGTGCAAGCAGTGTCACTCGATCGACGGCACCGCCGGTATTGCACCGACGTTTACCGGGTTGTACGGAAGTCGGGAAACACTCACCACCGGGGAATCCATCCTGGTCGACGAGAATTACGTCCGGGAGTCGATCCTCGAACCCAAGGCCAAGGTGACGGCAGGCTTCGATCCTGTCATGCCGACGTTTCAGGGACGATTCAATGACGATGACATCAACGCCATCATCGCGTACCTGAAGACGCTAGAGCAGGAGTGAGGTTGCTATGAGTACCTCAGAAAAAACACTGGGTTCTCCCGGCACCGAGGTGTCCGGACTGCACCAGGATAACTACTTCAACCACTCCAGCGGCATCATGTCGTGGCTCTTCACCCTCGACCACAAGCGGATCGGGGTGATGTACCTGGCCTCGATCCTCTCGGCATTCTTCCTGGGGGGCATGCTGGCCCTTCTGGTTCGTACCGAGCTACTGACCCCCGGCAAGACCATCGTCGATCCGGACTTCTACAACCAGCTGTTTACGCTTCACGGCGCGGTGATGATCTTCCTGTTCATCATCCCCGGTATCCCCGCCGCCCTGGGCAATCTGGTCCTCCCGTTGATGCTGGGTGCCAAGGATGTGGCGTTCCCGCGACTGAACCTTGCCAGCTGGTGGATGTGGATTACCGGCGCTCTGTTCTCGATGACCTCGATGATTCTCGGCGCCGTCGATACGGGCTGGACGTTCTACACGCCATACAGCACCACGACGAGCACGGCGGTCATCTCGATGTTGACCGGTGTGTTTATCCTCGGCTTCAGTTCGATCTTCACCGGACTGAACTTCATCGTCACGATTCACAAGCTACGACCGAAGGTCATGACCTGGTTCAAGATGCCGCTCTTCCTGTGGGGTCTCTACGGAACGGCGGTCATGCAGGTCCTGGCTACACCGGTCCTCGGCATCACCGGGCTCCTGCTAATCGCGGAGCGCGCGATGGGTGTGGGGATCTTCGATCCCGCCCTGGGTGGGGACCCGGTGCTGTTCCAGCACTTCTTCTGGTTCTACTCCCATCCGGCGGTCTACATCATGATCCTGCCGGCGATGGGCGTGATCAGCGAGCTGATCTCGGTCTTCAGCCGCCGGCATATCTTCGGTTACAGGTTCATCGCCTTCAGTAGCATCGCCATCGCGATCCTCAGCTTCCTGGTCTGGGGCCACCACATGTTCACGGGCATGTCGCCGCTGGCCAACATGGTCTTCAGCCTACTGACCTTCAGCGTCTCGATCCCGTCGGCGATCAAGATCTTCAACTGGCTTGCCACCATGTACAAGGGCGCCATCGTCCTGAAGACGCCGATGTACTACGCGTTGGCGTTCCTGTTTCTGTTTACGATCGGTGGGCTGACCGGGTTGTTCCTGGGGATGCTGTCGGTGGATATCCATCTTCACGACACCTACTTCGTAGTGGCCCACTTCCATTACGTCATGTTCGGTGGCACGGTCATCGCGTTCATGGGTGGCCTGCACTACTGGTGGCCCAAGATGTTCGGCCGCATGTACAACGAGGCCTCGGCCAAGTTGGCGTTCTGGCTGATCGTCATCGGTTTCAACATCACCTTCCTCAGCCAGTTCGTGATGGGGAGCCAGGGGATGCCACGCCGGTATTACGATTATCTCGACAAGTACACGATCTACCATCAGATCTCGACCGTCGGTTCGTACATCATGGCCGCCGGTTTCTTCGTCTCCCTGTTCTGCCTGTTGCACTCGCTCTATCGCGGGCGACCGGCGCCGGCCAACCCCTGGGGTGCCAACTCGCTGGAGTGGAAGACGCCGTCGCCGCCGCCCCACGACAATTTCAAAGAGATTCCCGAGGCCGACAATCCCTACGACTTCTCTCGCTGGGAGTACGACCCCGCGATTGACGCATACGTTCACGATTCGGCACGTAGCTAGGCGAGCTGGAGTAGCAGATGTCCGATACCCAACAGAGTGGCCACGGCGAGCACGACCACCCGTCGTTCTTGCAGCACCACTTCGAGACACCGGAGCAACAGGCCGACGCCACCAAGTTCGGCATGTGGCTGTTTCTCGCCACAGAGATCCTGTTGTTCGGCGGACTGTTCTGTGCCTATGCGATCTATCGGGCCAACCACCCCGAAGTGTTCATGTACGCCCATCAGTTCCTCGACAAGAACCTGGGTGCCATCAACACCGTGGTGTTGCTCGTCTCCAGCCTGACGATGGCCTGGGGTGTTCGCGCGGCCCAGTTGAACCAGCAGAAGCTCCTCAAGATCCTGCTGACCCTGACGCTCCTCGGTGGCTTTGGCTTCATGGGCATCAAGAGCGTCGAGTACAAGTCCAAGTTCGATCACGGGACGCTGTGGGGCAAGAAGTACCAGTCCCAGGCACACCACGGCGATGCGGCCACCGAGTCGCACGAAGCCGCCGAGAGCCACGACGCCGTCGCCGACGATCACGCCGCGGATCTGAGCGGAGATGTGAGCGGATTTGTCGCCGAGGTCTCGACGGTGGCCCGAGCCGCGGACGCGCCACGGGGGCTTGCCGAGAGTCACGGCGAGGATAGCCACGAGATACCGGAGCCCAGCAAGGCACCGATCTTCTTCGGCATCTATTTCCTGATGACCGGTCTGCACGGGCTTCACGTCCTGATCGGCATGGGCGCCATCTCGTGGCTGCTCTATCGCTCGGCGAAGGGTCACTTCTCCAGCGCGTACTACACGCCGGTCGATCTTGTCGGGCTCTACTGGCATCTCGTCGATCTGATCTGGATCTTCCTCTTCCCACTCCTCTACCTGATCCACTAGACGAAGACGGATTTGAATATGAGTCAATCGGAAGCCCACTCTCACGAAAACGTTGTCGGACACGTCGTCCCGCTGAAGTTGCTGTTCGGCATCCTCGGGACGTTGCTGTTTCTAACGTTCGTGACGGTCGCCATCACGTGGTTCGATCTGGGGCCCTTCAACTTGATCGCTGCAATGGCCATTGCAGTCGTCAAGGGTTCGCTGGTCTGTTTGTACTTCATGCACCTGCGTTGGGATCGACCCTTCAACTCGTTTGTCCTGATCATCTCGCTCGTTTTTCTGGCGGTCTTCATCTGCTTTGTGATGCTGGATTCGTTCGCCTACCAGCCCGATCTGATTCCGGACTACGCACCCGAACTCCAGCGGTGACCCGGGGTCCATCGATCCTGAGACCCGGGGGCGATCGTTCCGAAATCGTCCCGGGCGCCAGGATCCTCGGGATCGGCGTCTTCCTGGCATCGATCTCGATGCTGTTCCTTGCGGTGATCGTGGCCTACGTGGTGGTCCGTCATAAGGCTCCGAACTGGCCGCCGCTGGACGCACCCGCTCTTCCCAAGGTGTTGTGGCTGAGCACGCTGTCTCTGATCGGCGTCAGCGTCTTCCTGCATCGTGCGCTGGCCACGGTCCGGCGCGGCGTCGCCAAGGCCCTCATGCCGCAGGTCGGGTTTGCCGCGTTCTTTGCCACGATCTTCCTGCTCAGTCAGGGAGCCGCCTGGCTCTACTTCATGCAGAACGATACGACCTTCGAGCGGCATCTGTTCGCGTTTACGTTCTACATGTTGACGGGTCTCCACGGGCTCCACATCCTGGGCGGAATGATCGGCTTCGTGGTTCTCTTTGTGCGGGTCTGGCAGGGCGAGTTCAGCTGGGCCAATACGGGCAGCCTGCGTTATCACGCGATCTACTGGGACTATCTGCTGGTGGTCTGGGTGGTGCTCTACGGGATCCTGTTGCTGGATCGCTAGGTGCTAGGATGTGGCGACGGAGAGGCCCCATGAGCCAGGAACCCCTACAGATGACGCCTCTGACGACCCCCGTGCGTTGGCTGTACATCGGGTTGGGATTGGTCCTGGTGGGTGTCGGGGTGGTCGGGATCTTCCTCCCGCTCTTGCCGTCGACAGTCTTCTTCCTGGGGGCGTCGTGCTTCTTCGCCCGCAGCTCTCCGCGCTTACAGCGGAAACTACTTCAGCATCCACAAGTCGGACCGATGGTCCAGATGGCCCACGGTCGGGCGATGCCGCGGCGGGCCAAGGTGCTCACGCTGGCGGCGATGTGGAGCGCGATCCTCTTGAGCAGCTGGCTGTCGCCGGGTTGGATCCTTCCGCTGGTGGCGGTGGGGCTGGGGATGATCGGTAGCGCGGTGATTCTCTACTGGATTCGGACGGTGCCCGTCACCGCTGCACGCTCACTGCAACAACGATAATTCGTGGTGGTCGTTTTCTCGGTTTAACAGCACATTCCCCCCGTCGACGCCGATTCTGCTAACTCACAGGACGGAGGGGCCGTTGATGAGGATGAGAACGCTTCTGTTTGGGATCCTTGCCTGCGCGACGACTGTAACGTTCGGTGCCGAGTTCACCTCCGGCCGCATCGTCATCAAGCTGACGCCCGAAGCAGCCGCCCGCGCTCAGACGCTTCCGGAGCGTACCCTACCGACCGGACTCCCCGAACTCGACGCGCTGCGTAGCCGGCAGGAGATCACCGGCGGGTACCGCTTGATTCGCAAGCGGGGAGCGCCCATTGCCGCCCCGCAGTTGTTCCACAAGATCGGTCTCGACCGAATCTACGTCCTTGAACTCAAGGGTGTGGACGATGAACGGCTGCAGGAACGGGTCAACGAATTATCAAAACTGCCATGGGTCGAATACGCAGAACTCGACTACATCGGGCAGGTGACCGCCACGACCCCCAACGATGCACGGTTCTCCGATCAGTGGGCCCATAACAACACCGGCCAGTCCGGGGGGACCGTAGACGCCGACATGGACAGTGTCGAGGCCTGGGACCTCGGAACCGGCAACGCCTCGGGTGTGGTGGCCATCCTCGACACCGGCACGGACCTCGACCACCCGGATCTCGTCGCCAACCTCTTGGCCGGCTACGATTTCGTCAACGACGATCCGGACCCCGAAGACGATCACGGTCATGGCACGGGCACGGCGGGGATCGCCGCTGCTCGTGGAAACAACTCCATCAACGTCGCGGGTGTTTGCTGGAACTGCGCGATCATGCCGGTCAAGGTTTGTAATAGCTTCGGAAACTGCCCATCCGTCCACATCGCAGACGGGATGATCTACGCCGCCGACAACGGGGCCGACGCCATCAGTCTCTCTCTTGCGACTCGTTGGTCCCAGGCGCTGACCGACGCGACGAACTACGCGTTCGGTCTCGGCTCGCTGTGCTTCGCATCTTCGGGAAACTCCGGGGGCTACTTCGGCTGGGCGCCCGCAGCGATTTCGAGTTGCGTCTCGGTCGGTGGCTCGACCCACGAAGACGACTTCAGGTACAACTACGGAGATCACGCAGAGCTCGTCGCGCCGGAAGGTGTTCTCACGACATGGATCGGCGGTGGCGAGTTCGAGAGTTTTGGCGGGACCTCGGCCAGTTGTCCCCACGCGGCGGGATTGGCGGCGATGCTTCGAGCGACCGACCCGGATCTCCACGTTCGAGAACTCCGATACCTGCTTCGAATGGGCGCCGACGACCAGGTCGGAGATCCCGCCGAGGACACACCGGGTTGGGACCCCTTCATGGGCTATGGCCGGGCCAATTCTTTCGGATCGATGTCGATGATCGATGGCCCCTGGTTGGCCCTGGACCGACCGCATTACGTCTGTGGCGGAGACCTGACCGTCGCGCTCAAGGACGAGACAGCCGGAGCCACGGCGACGGTAACCCTCACCGGGAGCCTGGGAACCGATTCGGAGATGGTCCTCGTGACTCCGCTTACGTTGGACGGTTACTACGAGGGAACGATCCCGATCTCGTGGGCCGGTGTCGATGGTCCGGTGGTCCTGGGGGACGGCAAGCTTGACTTGGAGGATGGCGAGACCGTCATTGCGACACGCGGGTTGTTGACGGCCGATGCGTTCCTCGAGTGCTCCAAGCAGATCTGCCTCGCTGCCGTCTCGTCGCAGCCGATCGCGGGGGATTGTGACGGCGATCGGTCCGCCGACCCGGGCGAGACCTGGCAGATCGACGTGATCATCCGCAACCTGCAGACGGAGCGGTTCGGAGATGTCTCGATGGTGCTTGAGAGCACCGCACCCAGCGTGGTCGTTATCGACGACACCCATCTCTTTCCGAGCCTGGCGCCGGTGGATCGTTTTTCCCCTGCGTCGCAGCTAACCGGCATGATCGGTTCGTTCACGTTCCAGGTGTTGGACACGGCGGCCGCCGTCGGCACCACGCCCCTCCATTTCAACATCAGTGGCGAGGGTTGGGTCGCCGATGAAACCGGCTGCGCCGCGACGAATTTCCCGGCGGACCTCGAAATCCCGATGAATCGCGACGTCGGATCGCCGTTGATCACGTGGGACTTCGACGCCGGCAATAGCGCGGGCTGGACCCACTCGGTCGCAGCGAACACCAGTTTTCTCTCGCAATGCAATACGGCGGCCTGGGGCGACGATTGGGAAGATCTGCCGGTGACGGACAAAGCCCACTCGGGTAGCTACTCGATGCGTCTGGGCGATGGTCTCGTCTACGACGGCAATCAGGACGCCGGCCTGATGTCTTTGGCCTTTCCGCTTCCCGCCGGTGGCGCCGTACTCGGCTTCTGGATGTGGATGGATACGGAGTTCGCCGCACCGCCGGAGGCTCTGGACGGAATGATCGTCGAGGCCAAGCAGCGTCTCGATACAACCTGGAGCTACCTGCCGGATGCGACCTACAACGCCATCAATCTCTGGGATGATTGTGGGGTTTTCGGGGCGTTCCCCTTCGGAGGCACGGAACATGTCCGCATGTTCTCCGGAGAAGGAGGGCTAGAGCCGACCGTCGCCGGCGACACCTTCGACTACGAGCATTTCGTCGATCTCTCGGCGTTCGCGGGGATGCAGACCAACATCCGTTTCCGTCTGGGTGCCAACAATACCAACTTCGATTCGTCGCCGGGTGCGTGGGTCGATACGATCACGATCTATGACCCATATGCCGCCGACAGCTGGCCCGGAGTCAATCCGGACAATGCCAGTGGGTCCGACATCAGTTGTCCGACTTCGTTCGACCTTAGCTGGGATGCGGTTGCGGGCGCGGCCGACTACGCCGTCTACCGCTCCGAGGTCTCCTGCGAGGAGGCCCAGCAGTCCAGCACGCCGATCGCGACGCCGGCCGGAACGGCCTTCAGTGACACGACGATCGCCGCCGATGTTTCCTACTTCTACGCCATCGAGGCCCGTGAACCCGGAACGGGATGTGGGTCTGTTCGCTCCTGTGTCAGCGGGGGATGTGTCTGCCTGCTTGCCGGCGATGCGACGGGACTGGTCGTCGATCGGTCGGGCAACGACGTCATGCTCACCTGGCTGGACCCCGGGACTCCCGGTGTCAGCTGGAACGTCTATCGTGATCCCGCGCCGGATCCCGCGGGATGGGGAGGCCCCCATGCTTCGGGTCTCGCCGATGCCGATGGGGGGACCGCAGGGATCCAGTACGTGGATGTCGGCGGAGTCCTGGCGGGGAATCTCTCCCATTACCTGGTGACGGTGGTCAACGTCTGTGGGGAATCGCCCCTGCGGTGATCTGACGCCACCCCGTTACGTTTCCGCAGCTTTCGGTCTGTACCGCTTGAGGTGATCCAATTCGGGTCGCCCGCGGAGACCGTCATGAAGCTAAAACATTCCCTGGCCCGCATTGCTCTGCTTCTCCTGTTCAGCTTCTCGGTCTTCCCGGCTCTGGCGGACAAGGGGGCAGATCCCGTGCCCCCGCGGGTCACATTCGAGCCGAACGCGGGGCAGGTGAGCCCGGACGCCGCGTTCCTCGGTCGCGGGCCTGGCTTGCGTCTACTGTTCTCCGCAGACGGCGCAACGGTCCTTCCGGTCGACGCCGCGGCCGACCCGGGCGCGGCCCGCCTGACGTTCGTCGGCAGCAACCCCACCCCGACCCTCGAGCCCACAGGCACGCTGCCGGGGACGATCCACTATCTGACGGGCGATCAGCCCGACCGCTGGATCACTCATGTTCCAACCCATTCCGGACTGCGCTATCGACAGCTCTATCCCGGCATCGAGGCCGAGTATCTGGGGCACGGAGCCGGCTTCCTGCTTCGGTTCCATCTGGCACCGGGCAGCGACCCCGACGACATCGTTCTGCAGTGGAGTGCGGCGGAACAGGTTCGGATCGAGGGAGCCGGAGACCTGCTCGTGCGGGCGTCCGGCAAGGACGTCGGCCTCCAGAACCCACAC from Acidobacteriota bacterium encodes:
- a CDS encoding cytochrome c oxidase subunit 3 family protein, encoding MSDTQQSGHGEHDHPSFLQHHFETPEQQADATKFGMWLFLATEILLFGGLFCAYAIYRANHPEVFMYAHQFLDKNLGAINTVVLLVSSLTMAWGVRAAQLNQQKLLKILLTLTLLGGFGFMGIKSVEYKSKFDHGTLWGKKYQSQAHHGDAATESHEAAESHDAVADDHAADLSGDVSGFVAEVSTVARAADAPRGLAESHGEDSHEIPEPSKAPIFFGIYFLMTGLHGLHVLIGMGAISWLLYRSAKGHFSSAYYTPVDLVGLYWHLVDLIWIFLFPLLYLIH
- the ctaD gene encoding cytochrome c oxidase subunit I, whose product is MSTSEKTLGSPGTEVSGLHQDNYFNHSSGIMSWLFTLDHKRIGVMYLASILSAFFLGGMLALLVRTELLTPGKTIVDPDFYNQLFTLHGAVMIFLFIIPGIPAALGNLVLPLMLGAKDVAFPRLNLASWWMWITGALFSMTSMILGAVDTGWTFYTPYSTTTSTAVISMLTGVFILGFSSIFTGLNFIVTIHKLRPKVMTWFKMPLFLWGLYGTAVMQVLATPVLGITGLLLIAERAMGVGIFDPALGGDPVLFQHFFWFYSHPAVYIMILPAMGVISELISVFSRRHIFGYRFIAFSSIAIAILSFLVWGHHMFTGMSPLANMVFSLLTFSVSIPSAIKIFNWLATMYKGAIVLKTPMYYALAFLFLFTIGGLTGLFLGMLSVDIHLHDTYFVVAHFHYVMFGGTVIAFMGGLHYWWPKMFGRMYNEASAKLAFWLIVIGFNITFLSQFVMGSQGMPRRYYDYLDKYTIYHQISTVGSYIMAAGFFVSLFCLLHSLYRGRPAPANPWGANSLEWKTPSPPPHDNFKEIPEADNPYDFSRWEYDPAIDAYVHDSARS
- the coxB gene encoding cytochrome c oxidase subunit II; this translates as MVASSFWLPEQMSTIAERVDADWDLVFWISTFFFFLVVGLMFYFVFRYRSKPGGKASSNVTHHTALEVFWTVIPCLLVVVLFWQSYKTYLHMTVPPDGAYEIQVTGQKWNWLFTYPNGWVDGDLHVWVGEPVTLILSSEDVIHALYVPESRLKLDVVPGRYRKMWFEPTKAGEFDIYCAEYCGTEHSSMMSKLVVHESRDAFDVWMADASNLHDKFPPAEVGALLYNKFGCKQCHSIDGTAGIAPTFTGLYGSRETLTTGESILVDENYVRESILEPKAKVTAGFDPVMPTFQGRFNDDDINAIIAYLKTLEQE
- a CDS encoding SCO family protein, giving the protein MRFLLAIAILCSVLSPVMAQVAGEIPPHLRSVDVDEKLDQLVPLNAQFVDERGRPVQLGDYFEDERPVVLVMAYYRCPMLCSLVLDGLVDVLGDLEGQPGKDYQILTVSIDPTESPTLAQSKRQTYLRALGRPGADEGWHFLTGRKEQIDAVADAIGFRYRYVEDRGEYAHPALLTVLTPEGKISRYLYGVKWEPDTVRLSLVEASNGAIGTTVERILLSCYGYDATEGRYGPVAMKIMRTGGVLTVIVFGLVLISFWLRERSGAKRTPPVPITLGERNV
- a CDS encoding YbaN family protein, producing MSQEPLQMTPLTTPVRWLYIGLGLVLVGVGVVGIFLPLLPSTVFFLGASCFFARSSPRLQRKLLQHPQVGPMVQMAHGRAMPRRAKVLTLAAMWSAILLSSWLSPGWILPLVAVGLGMIGSAVILYWIRTVPVTAARSLQQR
- a CDS encoding quinol:cytochrome C oxidoreductase; amino-acid sequence: MRHSSQPITLDPTQMRLGAGARRWAVVFAIIGVAGLAVSYFLGPMAGDEARKTFFHSYLVNFMYFLSLGLGSLFFVLVSHLVRAGWNATVRRIAEVIAWTLIPMVVPALVLLWGMNDLYEWSIPAVVEHDAILQHKASFLNPTFFTIRFAIYFIVWGGLSWWYLGRSVRQDSVGGVAISSGLERMAPLAMIAYALTVTLAAFDWMMSLSAHWFSTIYGVYYFAGSALAAFSLCAILTHRLKQSGKLGPAVNPVHFHDLGKLMFAFVVFWSYIAFSQYMLIWYANMPEETVFFELRQNTTWVFLSVMLLVGHFALPFLGLISRIPKLRPALLSLLGVWVLVIHWFDLFYLVIPASRPDGPAFNLMDVTCFVGLGGIFLALFIWRLAGVSLVAVKDPRLHESMELGHA
- a CDS encoding S8 family serine peptidase; this encodes MRMRTLLFGILACATTVTFGAEFTSGRIVIKLTPEAAARAQTLPERTLPTGLPELDALRSRQEITGGYRLIRKRGAPIAAPQLFHKIGLDRIYVLELKGVDDERLQERVNELSKLPWVEYAELDYIGQVTATTPNDARFSDQWAHNNTGQSGGTVDADMDSVEAWDLGTGNASGVVAILDTGTDLDHPDLVANLLAGYDFVNDDPDPEDDHGHGTGTAGIAAARGNNSINVAGVCWNCAIMPVKVCNSFGNCPSVHIADGMIYAADNGADAISLSLATRWSQALTDATNYAFGLGSLCFASSGNSGGYFGWAPAAISSCVSVGGSTHEDDFRYNYGDHAELVAPEGVLTTWIGGGEFESFGGTSASCPHAAGLAAMLRATDPDLHVRELRYLLRMGADDQVGDPAEDTPGWDPFMGYGRANSFGSMSMIDGPWLALDRPHYVCGGDLTVALKDETAGATATVTLTGSLGTDSEMVLVTPLTLDGYYEGTIPISWAGVDGPVVLGDGKLDLEDGETVIATRGLLTADAFLECSKQICLAAVSSQPIAGDCDGDRSADPGETWQIDVIIRNLQTERFGDVSMVLESTAPSVVVIDDTHLFPSLAPVDRFSPASQLTGMIGSFTFQVLDTAAAVGTTPLHFNISGEGWVADETGCAATNFPADLEIPMNRDVGSPLITWDFDAGNSAGWTHSVAANTSFLSQCNTAAWGDDWEDLPVTDKAHSGSYSMRLGDGLVYDGNQDAGLMSLAFPLPAGGAVLGFWMWMDTEFAAPPEALDGMIVEAKQRLDTTWSYLPDATYNAINLWDDCGVFGAFPFGGTEHVRMFSGEGGLEPTVAGDTFDYEHFVDLSAFAGMQTNIRFRLGANNTNFDSSPGAWVDTITIYDPYAADSWPGVNPDNASGSDISCPTSFDLSWDAVAGAADYAVYRSEVSCEEAQQSSTPIATPAGTAFSDTTIAADVSYFYAIEAREPGTGCGSVRSCVSGGCVCLLAGDATGLVVDRSGNDVMLTWLDPGTPGVSWNVYRDPAPDPAGWGGPHASGLADADGGTAGIQYVDVGGVLAGNLSHYLVTVVNVCGESPLR
- a CDS encoding cytochrome C oxidase subunit IV family protein — translated: MSQSEAHSHENVVGHVVPLKLLFGILGTLLFLTFVTVAITWFDLGPFNLIAAMAIAVVKGSLVCLYFMHLRWDRPFNSFVLIISLVFLAVFICFVMLDSFAYQPDLIPDYAPELQR
- a CDS encoding cytochrome c oxidase subunit 3, with the translated sequence MTRGPSILRPGGDRSEIVPGARILGIGVFLASISMLFLAVIVAYVVVRHKAPNWPPLDAPALPKVLWLSTLSLIGVSVFLHRALATVRRGVAKALMPQVGFAAFFATIFLLSQGAAWLYFMQNDTTFERHLFAFTFYMLTGLHGLHILGGMIGFVVLFVRVWQGEFSWANTGSLRYHAIYWDYLLVVWVVLYGILLLDR